The Deltaproteobacteria bacterium genome window below encodes:
- a CDS encoding sporulation protein: MGFSEKMRDSLGAEGARIEVAAPEHAVSPGDTATIHVAIVGGTKPAVVDALVLRLVEADRHWRDEQGATLSEAEVGTRDDRSQLTAGWTRNTLFERRIEVGVTVDPGARHELTVELAVPTACRPSDPACNHALHVQADIKGQIDPTGQARLKVG, translated from the coding sequence ATGGGCTTTTCGGAGAAGATGCGCGACAGCCTCGGCGCCGAGGGGGCGAGGATCGAGGTCGCAGCCCCGGAGCACGCAGTTTCGCCGGGCGACACCGCCACCATCCACGTCGCGATCGTGGGCGGCACCAAGCCGGCGGTGGTCGATGCCCTGGTGTTGCGCCTGGTCGAGGCCGACCGCCACTGGCGCGACGAGCAAGGCGCGACCCTCAGCGAGGCGGAGGTGGGGACCCGCGACGATCGTTCGCAGCTCACCGCGGGCTGGACCCGCAATACGCTGTTCGAGCGCCGAATCGAGGTCGGCGTCACGGTCGACCCCGGCGCCCGCCACGAGCTGACCGTGGAGCTCGCCGTGCCGACCGCGTGCCGGCCCTCCGACCCCGCGTGCAACCACGCGCTGCACGTGCAGGCCGACATCAAGGGCCAGATCGATCCCACCGGACAGGCGCGACTCAAGGTCGGCTGA
- a CDS encoding ABC transporter ATP-binding protein, with the protein MPERAVLSARGLTKVYRMGEVEVHALRGVDLDLFEGEFVVLLGASGSGKSTLLNILGGLDQPSGGSVRHRGDELTRADEAALTRYRREHVGFVFQFYNLIPSLTARENVALVTDICTHPMTPDEALAMVGLGHRVDHFPAQMSGGEQQRVAIARAIAKRPEVLLCDEPTGALDVVTGKVVLAVLERVNRELGTTTAIITHNAAIARMASRVITFADGRAQQVTTNDRRAAAEEIEW; encoded by the coding sequence ATGCCCGAGCGCGCCGTGCTGTCCGCACGCGGTCTGACCAAGGTCTACCGCATGGGTGAGGTCGAGGTGCACGCGCTGCGGGGCGTGGATCTCGACCTGTTCGAGGGCGAGTTCGTGGTGCTGCTGGGGGCCTCCGGCTCGGGCAAGTCGACGCTGCTCAACATCCTCGGTGGGCTCGACCAGCCCAGCGGCGGCTCGGTGCGGCACCGCGGCGACGAGCTCACGCGCGCCGACGAAGCCGCGCTCACCCGCTACCGCCGCGAGCACGTGGGCTTCGTGTTCCAGTTCTACAACCTCATCCCGAGCCTCACCGCGCGGGAGAACGTCGCGCTCGTCACCGACATCTGCACGCACCCGATGACGCCGGACGAGGCGCTCGCGATGGTCGGCCTCGGCCATCGGGTCGACCACTTCCCCGCGCAGATGTCGGGCGGCGAGCAGCAGCGGGTCGCGATCGCCCGCGCGATCGCGAAGCGACCCGAGGTGTTGCTGTGCGACGAGCCCACCGGCGCGCTCGACGTGGTGACCGGCAAGGTCGTGCTCGCGGTGCTCGAGCGGGTCAACCGCGAGCTCGGCACCACCACCGCGATCATCACCCACAACGCCGCGATCGCGCGCATGGCCTCGCGCGTGATCACCTTCGCCGACGGTCGCGCCCAGCAAGTGACGACCAACGACCGCCGCGCCGCCGCCGAGGAGATCGAGTGGTGA
- a CDS encoding IscS subfamily cysteine desulfurase, with translation MKTPIYLDYAATCPVDPRVVDTMLPYFTQMYGNAASRTHAFGWTAEEAVERARGEIASTIGADSKEITWTSGATESNNLAIKGVVEYLAHGAEGRPQHVVTVATEHKAVLDTCKHLERDGVEVTYLPVGRDGLVRMDELAAAMREHTSLVSIMFANNETGVIQPIAEIGKLCRTRGVLFHTDATQAFGKVPIDVDAMCIDLASMSAHKIYGPKGVGALYVRRRKPRVRLAPQIHGGGHERGNRSGTLNVPAIVGFGEAARIAREGMAAEAAHIAELRDYLCDRLTREIDHVVRNGAPEHMLPGHLNLSFAYIEGESLLMALKEVALSSGSACTSASLEPSYVLRAMGLDDELAHSSLRMTIGRFTTREELDYVAELLIHNVARLREMSPLWEMVQDGIDLSTIQWAAH, from the coding sequence GTGAAGACGCCGATCTATCTCGACTACGCCGCCACCTGCCCGGTCGATCCGCGCGTGGTCGACACCATGCTGCCCTACTTCACGCAGATGTATGGCAACGCGGCCAGCCGCACCCATGCCTTTGGGTGGACCGCCGAGGAGGCGGTCGAGCGTGCGCGCGGCGAGATCGCGAGCACCATCGGTGCCGACAGCAAGGAAATCACCTGGACCAGCGGCGCGACCGAGTCCAACAACCTCGCGATCAAGGGCGTGGTCGAGTACCTCGCCCACGGCGCCGAGGGCCGACCGCAGCACGTCGTGACGGTGGCGACGGAGCACAAGGCCGTACTCGACACCTGCAAGCACCTCGAGCGCGACGGCGTCGAGGTCACGTACCTGCCGGTCGGGCGCGACGGCCTGGTGCGCATGGACGAGCTGGCGGCGGCGATGCGCGAGCACACCTCGCTGGTGTCGATCATGTTCGCCAACAACGAGACCGGCGTGATCCAGCCGATCGCAGAGATCGGCAAGCTGTGTCGCACCCGCGGGGTCCTGTTCCACACCGACGCGACCCAGGCGTTCGGCAAGGTGCCGATCGACGTCGACGCGATGTGCATCGACCTCGCGAGCATGTCGGCCCACAAGATCTACGGGCCCAAGGGCGTGGGCGCGCTGTACGTGCGCCGTCGCAAGCCGCGGGTCCGGCTCGCGCCGCAGATCCACGGTGGCGGTCACGAGCGGGGTAACCGCTCCGGTACGCTCAACGTGCCGGCGATCGTCGGCTTCGGCGAGGCCGCGAGGATCGCCCGCGAGGGCATGGCGGCCGAGGCCGCGCACATCGCCGAGCTGCGCGACTACCTGTGCGATCGGCTCACCCGCGAGATCGACCACGTGGTGCGCAACGGCGCGCCCGAGCACATGCTGCCGGGCCATCTCAACCTGAGCTTCGCGTACATCGAGGGCGAGTCCCTGCTGATGGCGCTCAAGGAGGTCGCGCTGTCGTCGGGCTCGGCCTGCACCTCGGCGAGCCTCGAGCCGTCGTATGTGCTGCGCGCGATGGGGCTCGACGACGAGCTGGCCCACTCGAGCCTGCGCATGACGATCGGACGCTTCACCACCCGCGAGGAGCTCGACTACGTGGCCGAGCTGCTCATCCACAACGTCGCGCGATTGCGCGAGATGTCCCCGCTGTGGGAGATGGTCCAAGACGGCATCGACCTCAGCACCATCCAGTGGGCCGCGCACTAG
- a CDS encoding efflux RND transporter periplasmic adaptor subunit has translation MKWIKWTIAAAVGVATAAGVAASLRTKPIRVESASVARERLRVTIDEDGRTRVQDRHIVTAPLTGNLARIDLEPGNAVTEGLTVALIEPIPPPLLDARANSELEARVHVAEASARQASAAVGRAETRKTFTSRQLTRLRKLASDGAASQEEIDTAELDAEAAARELDAARFGARVARFEVDTAKAALARSAGGSSTEQFEIHSPIVGTVLRVLRESEGLVTAGTPLMELADPHALEIVVDVLTADAVEIEPGDAVEIQRWGGEQPLQGHVRLVSPSAFTKVSSLGVEEQRVDVIVSIDDPYERWQQLGDGYAVIASIVVWEQDDAVTVPTASLVRDDEGWALFVIADGVATRRKVGVGRRGATAVQITEGVTPGEVIVMHPSDRIAEGVAIEPL, from the coding sequence ATGAAGTGGATCAAGTGGACCATTGCCGCCGCCGTCGGGGTCGCTACCGCGGCCGGTGTGGCCGCGTCGCTGCGGACCAAGCCCATCCGGGTCGAGAGCGCGAGCGTGGCGCGCGAGCGCCTGCGCGTCACCATCGACGAGGACGGCCGCACCCGCGTGCAAGACCGCCACATCGTCACCGCACCGCTGACCGGCAACCTCGCGCGCATCGATCTAGAACCCGGCAACGCGGTGACCGAGGGGCTGACGGTCGCACTGATCGAGCCGATCCCCCCACCACTGCTCGACGCGCGCGCCAACTCGGAGCTCGAGGCCCGCGTGCACGTCGCCGAGGCCAGCGCCAGGCAGGCCAGCGCCGCGGTCGGCCGGGCCGAGACGCGCAAGACCTTCACCAGCCGGCAGCTCACGCGCCTGCGCAAGCTCGCGTCCGACGGCGCCGCCAGCCAGGAGGAGATCGACACCGCCGAGCTCGATGCCGAGGCCGCCGCGCGCGAGCTCGACGCGGCGCGCTTCGGGGCCCGGGTCGCGCGCTTCGAGGTCGACACCGCCAAGGCTGCGCTGGCCCGCAGCGCCGGCGGCAGCTCGACCGAGCAGTTCGAGATCCACTCGCCGATCGTCGGCACCGTGCTGCGAGTGCTGCGCGAGAGCGAGGGCCTGGTCACCGCCGGTACGCCGCTGATGGAGCTCGCCGATCCCCACGCGCTCGAGATCGTGGTCGACGTGCTGACCGCGGACGCGGTCGAGATCGAGCCCGGCGACGCGGTCGAGATCCAGCGCTGGGGCGGCGAGCAGCCGCTGCAGGGCCACGTGCGCCTGGTGTCGCCCTCGGCCTTCACCAAGGTCTCGAGCCTCGGCGTCGAGGAGCAACGCGTCGACGTGATCGTGAGCATCGACGACCCCTACGAGCGCTGGCAGCAGCTCGGCGACGGCTATGCGGTGATCGCCAGCATCGTGGTGTGGGAGCAGGACGATGCCGTCACGGTGCCGACCGCGTCGCTCGTCCGCGACGACGAGGGCTGGGCGCTGTTCGTGATCGCCGACGGTGTTGCGACCCGCCGCAAGGTCGGTGTCGGCCGCCGCGGCGCCACCGCGGTGCAGATCACCGAGGGCGTGACCCCCGGCGAGGTGATCGTGATGCACCCCAGCGATCGCATCGCCGAGGGCGTCGCGATCGAGCCGCTCTAG
- a CDS encoding MBL fold metallo-hydrolase → MRIQFLGAAGTVTGSKTLVTSTRARVLVDCGLFQGLKSLRLRNWAEPPFEPAELDAIVLTHAHIDHSGWLPRLHVAGFRGPVYCTHGTRDLLQVLLPDSGWLQEEQARHANRHRWSKHDPALPLYTRAQAEAALSLLRPIATGANVRVADGLHASFHPAGHIIGAASVRLDDGHTAIVFSGDLGRLHDPIMRPPAPLPAADALVLESTYGDRRHPQGDVATELAQVLRETFDKGGAAVVPAFAVGRAQHLLHLVAQLRHAGEIPEVPVFLDSPMAIAATQIFLDHRDEHRLSAQQCDAMQRIARTTASPDESKQIDGRGGPMIVISASGMATGGRVLHHLTRFAPDARNTIVLVGFQAAGTRGRALAEGVDELKIHGDYVPVRARVVNLQGLSAHADWAEMLEHVATSGIHPRAVFVQHGEPAAADAMRRRLQERFGWRAVVPADGEVFDLATAH, encoded by the coding sequence ATGCGCATCCAATTCCTCGGTGCCGCCGGCACCGTGACCGGTTCGAAGACCCTCGTCACCAGCACGCGCGCGCGCGTGCTGGTCGACTGCGGCCTGTTCCAGGGCCTCAAGTCGCTGCGGCTGCGCAACTGGGCCGAGCCGCCGTTCGAGCCCGCCGAGCTCGATGCGATCGTGTTGACGCATGCGCACATCGATCACAGCGGATGGTTGCCGCGGCTGCACGTGGCGGGCTTCCGTGGCCCGGTCTACTGCACCCACGGCACGCGCGACCTGCTGCAGGTGTTGCTGCCGGACTCGGGCTGGCTGCAGGAGGAGCAGGCGCGCCACGCCAACCGTCACCGCTGGTCGAAGCACGACCCGGCGTTGCCGCTGTACACGCGCGCGCAGGCCGAGGCGGCGCTGTCGCTGCTGCGACCGATCGCGACCGGGGCCAACGTGCGCGTGGCCGATGGCCTGCACGCGAGCTTCCACCCCGCCGGTCACATCATCGGCGCGGCCTCGGTGCGGCTCGACGACGGTCACACCGCGATCGTGTTCTCCGGCGATCTCGGCCGCCTGCACGACCCGATCATGCGCCCGCCGGCACCGCTGCCGGCCGCCGACGCGCTGGTCCTCGAGTCGACCTACGGCGACCGCCGTCATCCCCAGGGCGACGTCGCGACCGAGCTGGCCCAGGTGCTGCGCGAGACCTTCGACAAGGGCGGCGCGGCGGTCGTGCCGGCGTTCGCGGTCGGCCGCGCGCAGCACCTGCTGCACCTGGTCGCGCAGCTCCGGCACGCCGGCGAGATCCCCGAGGTGCCGGTGTTCCTCGACAGCCCGATGGCGATCGCGGCCACGCAGATCTTCCTCGATCACCGCGACGAGCATCGCCTGAGTGCACAGCAGTGCGATGCCATGCAACGCATCGCCCGCACCACCGCCAGCCCCGACGAGAGCAAGCAGATCGACGGCCGCGGCGGGCCGATGATCGTGATCTCGGCCAGCGGCATGGCCACCGGTGGCCGCGTGCTGCACCACCTGACGCGCTTCGCCCCGGACGCGCGCAACACCATCGTGCTGGTCGGCTTCCAGGCCGCCGGCACCCGCGGACGCGCGCTCGCCGAGGGCGTCGACGAGCTCAAGATCCACGGCGACTACGTGCCCGTGCGCGCGCGGGTGGTGAACCTGCAGGGGCTCTCGGCCCACGCCGACTGGGCCGAGATGCTCGAGCACGTCGCCACGAGCGGCATCCATCCCCGCGCGGTGTTCGTGCAGCACGGCGAGCCCGCGGCCGCGGACGCGATGCGTCGGCGGCTGCAGGAGCGCTTCGGCTGGCGCGCGGTGGTGCCCGCCGATGGCGAGGTCTTCGACCTCGCGACCGCGCATTAG
- a CDS encoding FtsX-like permease family protein: MRALDRKLLRELGNLRLQLLAIVMVLASGVASYVSMLSAYDSLARSQDSYYAASAFADVWATASTAPASLRHRILEVPGVAQVETRVVQSVTLDLPDMSEPATGRLLSMPARADGLNRLHLRAGRWPEPGRSGETLINEAFANVHQLGPGDALWCVMNGRREQLHVVGIALSPEYVYSVSAGSPWPDDKRAAILWMDHEVLADAFAMRGAFNDVTLALGVGASERAVIAAVDRLLAPWGGVSAHGRSLQSSHRFLADELQQLRSMGQVVPMIFLGVAAFLLNAVLSRIVGGQREQIAALKALGYGNLRLGVHYAELALVVVTVGSAIGIALGGWLGDAMVGLYRQYFRFPNLAFALERGTALTAIAISTVAGVVGALAAVRGVIALPPAEAMRPPLPARYHRGPLSRALERVLSQPARIVARNLARNPLRSLLSSLGIAFSIAIIIAGSFSQDALVEVMDVAFQREQRYDVQVAFRIALSEDAVRELRSLPGVLEVEGQRAAPVCLHVGNTRYDTAIVGMPEHPRLRRLLGDDLRPVTMPERGLVLTDELAHRLDLQVGDVVDVEVLEGRRHTVQVEVAGLSHERLGLSGYMRMAALHRLLGEGPRVTGALLAVDPHLRDATYLQLKRVPAVASVGLRSAVFDIFNETTAKMQTTTTVLLAGFASIIAIGVVYNGARITLVERSRELATLRVIGFTRAEVSGILLGELGVQLLLAIPLGWLLGWSLALGVIQGVDAELFRFPLMISPRTYLFATAVVVVAGLLTALSVRRKVDRLDLVEVLKTRE, encoded by the coding sequence GTGAGGGCGCTCGATCGCAAGCTGCTGCGCGAGCTCGGCAACCTGCGGCTGCAGCTGCTGGCCATCGTCATGGTGCTCGCCAGCGGGGTTGCCAGCTACGTGTCGATGCTGAGCGCGTACGACTCGCTGGCGCGCTCGCAGGACAGCTACTACGCGGCCTCGGCCTTCGCCGACGTCTGGGCCACCGCCAGCACCGCGCCGGCGTCGCTGCGCCACCGCATCCTCGAAGTGCCCGGCGTGGCGCAGGTCGAGACCCGCGTGGTGCAGTCGGTCACCCTCGATCTGCCCGACATGTCCGAGCCAGCCACCGGTCGGCTGCTCTCGATGCCCGCGCGCGCCGACGGACTCAACCGTCTACACCTTCGGGCGGGTCGCTGGCCCGAGCCCGGACGCAGCGGCGAGACGTTGATCAACGAGGCCTTCGCCAACGTGCATCAGCTGGGTCCGGGCGACGCGCTGTGGTGCGTGATGAACGGCCGACGCGAGCAGCTGCACGTGGTCGGCATCGCGCTGTCGCCGGAGTACGTCTACTCGGTGTCGGCGGGCTCGCCATGGCCGGACGACAAGCGCGCGGCGATCCTGTGGATGGACCACGAGGTGCTCGCCGACGCGTTCGCGATGCGGGGCGCGTTCAACGACGTCACGCTCGCGCTCGGCGTCGGTGCCAGCGAACGCGCCGTCATCGCGGCGGTCGATCGCCTGCTGGCGCCGTGGGGCGGGGTCTCGGCCCACGGCCGCTCGCTGCAGAGCTCGCACCGCTTCCTCGCCGACGAGCTGCAGCAGCTGCGCTCGATGGGGCAGGTGGTGCCCATGATCTTCCTCGGGGTCGCGGCGTTCCTGCTGAACGCGGTGCTCTCGCGCATCGTGGGCGGACAGCGCGAACAGATCGCCGCGCTGAAGGCCCTCGGCTACGGCAACCTCCGGCTCGGGGTCCACTATGCCGAGCTGGCGTTGGTGGTCGTCACGGTCGGCAGCGCCATCGGCATCGCGCTCGGTGGCTGGCTCGGCGACGCGATGGTGGGGCTCTACCGCCAGTACTTCCGCTTCCCCAACCTCGCGTTCGCGCTCGAACGCGGCACCGCGCTGACCGCCATCGCGATCAGCACCGTCGCGGGCGTGGTCGGGGCGCTGGCGGCCGTCCGCGGGGTCATCGCGCTGCCGCCGGCCGAGGCCATGCGCCCGCCGCTGCCGGCCCGCTACCATCGAGGCCCGCTGTCGCGCGCGCTCGAGCGCGTGCTCTCGCAGCCCGCCCGCATCGTCGCGCGCAACCTCGCCCGCAATCCGCTGCGCAGCCTGCTGTCGTCGCTGGGCATCGCGTTCTCGATCGCCATCATCATCGCTGGCAGCTTCTCGCAGGACGCGCTCGTCGAAGTGATGGACGTCGCCTTCCAACGCGAGCAGCGCTACGACGTGCAGGTCGCGTTCCGCATCGCGCTCTCGGAGGACGCCGTGCGCGAGCTGCGTTCGCTGCCGGGCGTGCTCGAGGTCGAGGGCCAGCGTGCCGCACCGGTGTGTCTGCACGTCGGCAACACGCGCTATGACACCGCCATCGTCGGCATGCCCGAGCACCCCCGCCTGCGACGCCTGCTCGGCGACGACCTGCGACCGGTGACGATGCCCGAGCGCGGTCTGGTGCTCACCGACGAGCTCGCCCATCGGCTCGACCTGCAGGTCGGCGACGTCGTCGACGTCGAGGTGCTCGAGGGCCGGCGTCACACCGTGCAGGTCGAGGTCGCGGGGCTGAGCCACGAGCGCCTGGGCCTGTCGGGCTACATGCGCATGGCGGCGCTGCACCGCCTGCTCGGCGAGGGGCCGCGGGTCACCGGTGCCCTGCTGGCGGTCGACCCCCACCTGCGCGACGCGACCTACCTGCAGCTCAAGCGCGTGCCGGCGGTCGCGTCGGTGGGCCTGCGCTCGGCGGTGTTCGACATCTTCAACGAGACCACCGCCAAGATGCAGACCACCACGACGGTGCTGCTGGCAGGATTCGCGTCGATCATCGCGATCGGCGTGGTCTACAACGGCGCGCGCATCACTCTGGTCGAGCGCTCGCGCGAGCTCGCGACCCTGCGCGTGATCGGGTTCACCCGCGCAGAGGTCTCCGGCATCCTGCTCGGGGAGCTGGGGGTGCAGCTGCTGCTGGCAATCCCGCTGGGCTGGCTGCTGGGCTGGTCGCTCGCGCTCGGCGTCATCCAGGGCGTGGACGCCGAGCTGTTCCGCTTCCCGCTGATGATCTCGCCCAGAACCTATCTGTTCGCGACCGCGGTGGTCGTGGTCGCGGGGCTGCTGACGGCGCTGTCGGTGCGCCGCAAGGTCGACCGGCTCGATCTGGTCGAGGTGCTGAAGACCCGGGAGTGA
- a CDS encoding serine/threonine protein kinase, with the protein MQPLGEVTLRPRVLAPGTTMGRYTIVRRIGSGGMAELYLVRARGIGGFDKLFALKLVLPHVADDPEFIAMFLDEARLAGTLDHPNIAHVVDIGRVGDDHFYAMEYVHGRDLRSILKTAPPGPMPLEVALSLVLPAAAGLHHAHERCGPDGVPLQLVHRDVSPSNLLVTFDGVVKLVDFGIARAEARSKATQAGVVKGKRGYMSPEQCRGDVVDRRSDVFALGILLWELTVGQRLFVGDHDYAVMSKIVFGMVPDPRQLQPDYPPALAEIVMRALHRDPAQRPATAQALGLELEAFAHAARLRVGHHGLAEYMHGLFGDEPYPTFGKGSMGAGADAAPVDEDAATRMAAELAPRRGPTRAAVVVAAVAAVGVVAAMGVGALQWWRSTQTAHSTAAAIASEPAGADAIEPAPTEPAAAAEPASARGLAVPPNDAPERGVVAGGMAGDGAHTPDPAGADAVFGDDAVVDIELAPDDVEDDAAPPPISSARKVKPRVRAAAGTRPSVDAPVPSAAGPHAPTPSRPNALFPPHD; encoded by the coding sequence ATGCAACCGCTCGGCGAAGTGACGCTGCGGCCACGCGTGCTCGCGCCTGGCACGACGATGGGGCGGTACACCATCGTGCGGCGCATCGGCTCGGGCGGCATGGCCGAGCTCTACCTGGTGCGTGCGCGCGGCATCGGTGGCTTCGACAAGCTGTTCGCCCTCAAGCTGGTGCTGCCCCACGTCGCCGACGACCCCGAGTTCATCGCGATGTTCCTCGACGAGGCGCGCCTCGCTGGCACCCTCGATCATCCCAACATCGCGCACGTCGTCGACATCGGTCGCGTGGGCGATGACCACTTCTACGCGATGGAGTACGTACACGGCCGCGACCTGCGGTCGATCCTCAAGACCGCGCCGCCGGGCCCGATGCCGCTCGAGGTGGCGCTGTCGCTGGTGTTGCCGGCCGCAGCCGGCCTGCACCACGCCCACGAGCGCTGCGGCCCCGACGGCGTGCCGCTGCAGCTGGTGCACCGCGACGTGTCGCCCTCGAACCTGCTGGTCACGTTCGACGGCGTGGTCAAGCTGGTCGACTTCGGCATCGCGCGGGCCGAGGCCCGCTCGAAGGCCACACAGGCCGGTGTGGTCAAGGGCAAGCGTGGATACATGTCGCCCGAGCAGTGCCGTGGTGACGTCGTCGATCGTCGCAGCGACGTGTTCGCGCTCGGGATCCTGCTGTGGGAGCTGACGGTCGGGCAGCGACTGTTCGTCGGCGATCACGACTATGCGGTGATGAGCAAGATCGTGTTCGGCATGGTGCCGGACCCGCGACAGCTGCAGCCCGACTATCCGCCTGCGCTGGCCGAGATCGTCATGCGTGCGCTGCACCGCGATCCGGCACAGCGTCCCGCGACGGCGCAGGCGTTGGGCCTCGAGCTCGAGGCCTTTGCCCACGCCGCGCGCCTGCGCGTGGGTCATCACGGGCTCGCCGAGTACATGCACGGGTTGTTCGGCGACGAGCCCTATCCGACCTTCGGCAAGGGCAGCATGGGCGCCGGTGCCGATGCGGCCCCCGTCGACGAGGACGCCGCGACGCGCATGGCCGCCGAGCTCGCGCCGCGGCGAGGGCCCACGCGTGCAGCGGTGGTCGTCGCGGCCGTGGCCGCGGTCGGTGTCGTCGCGGCGATGGGCGTGGGCGCGCTGCAGTGGTGGCGCTCGACCCAGACCGCACACTCCACGGCGGCCGCGATCGCCAGCGAGCCGGCGGGCGCCGACGCGATCGAACCCGCACCGACCGAGCCCGCTGCTGCGGCCGAGCCCGCGAGCGCGCGAGGGCTCGCGGTGCCCCCGAACGACGCGCCCGAGCGCGGCGTGGTCGCGGGCGGCATGGCCGGGGACGGTGCGCACACGCCCGACCCCGCCGGCGCCGACGCGGTGTTCGGCGATGATGCGGTGGTGGACATCGAGCTCGCGCCCGACGACGTCGAAGACGACGCCGCGCCACCGCCGATCTCGTCGGCGCGCAAGGTCAAGCCGCGGGTCCGGGCCGCCGCCGGCACGCGCCCGAGCGTCGACGCGCCGGTCCCCTCGGCCGCCGGTCCGCACGCGCCGACGCCCTCGCGGCCGAACGCCCTGTTCCCGCCCCACGACTGA
- a CDS encoding sigma-70 family RNA polymerase sigma factor has translation MVTGDGDGNAADDGEFALLRAWRGGDETAGGQLFARHYASVHAFFARRLPEGADDLTQRTFLACVEALDSFRGDASFRGFLFGIARNQLLKHLRAHARFQSMLERNVDDNLTRTSPSAMVGRRQEQHLLLIAFAQLSGELQLTVELFYWQGLRTGEVAAATGVPVSTVTTRLARARELLRYYVDQLGGPESPRSALLADLEGWTRSLADAHVPTKRPR, from the coding sequence ATGGTGACGGGGGACGGCGACGGCAACGCGGCCGACGACGGTGAGTTCGCGCTGCTGCGGGCGTGGCGGGGCGGTGACGAGACCGCGGGCGGACAATTGTTCGCGCGCCACTACGCGAGCGTGCACGCCTTCTTCGCGCGGCGGCTGCCGGAGGGCGCCGACGATCTCACGCAGCGGACCTTCCTCGCGTGCGTCGAGGCGCTCGATAGCTTCCGCGGTGATGCCAGCTTTCGCGGGTTCTTGTTCGGCATCGCTCGCAACCAGCTGCTCAAGCATTTGCGAGCCCATGCTCGCTTCCAGTCGATGCTCGAGCGCAACGTCGACGACAACCTGACGCGGACCTCACCTTCGGCGATGGTGGGGCGTCGCCAGGAGCAACACCTGCTGCTCATCGCCTTCGCGCAGCTGTCGGGTGAGCTGCAGCTCACCGTCGAGCTGTTCTACTGGCAGGGCCTGCGCACCGGCGAGGTCGCCGCTGCCACGGGTGTGCCGGTCAGCACGGTCACGACGCGTCTCGCGAGAGCGCGGGAGCTGCTGCGCTACTACGTCGACCAGCTCGGCGGGCCGGAGTCGCCGCGCAGTGCGCTGCTCGCGGATCTCGAGGGCTGGACGCGATCGCTCGCGGATGCCCACGTGCCGACCAAGCGCCCGCGCTAG
- a CDS encoding MerR family transcriptional regulator: MSEPQTLKIGDLARKTGKSLRALRLYEELGLLRAARSTGGFRLYGPDQVARVYWIAKLQDMGFTLPQIQGLIDTVESSVSGPGAMESLRELFRSKLADTRSQVERLLQLERDLAESLAYLEGCRACTHDHELDSCAACDSVHADQTAPSLVAGVHLAPAIPTRIRPRESR; this comes from the coding sequence GTGTCGGAGCCCCAGACCCTCAAGATCGGCGACCTCGCCCGCAAGACCGGCAAGTCCCTCCGGGCGCTGCGCCTGTACGAGGAGCTGGGCCTGCTGCGGGCGGCGCGGTCGACCGGTGGCTTCCGCCTGTACGGCCCCGATCAGGTCGCGCGGGTCTACTGGATCGCGAAGCTGCAGGACATGGGCTTCACGCTGCCGCAGATCCAGGGGCTCATCGACACCGTCGAGTCGTCGGTCTCGGGCCCTGGCGCGATGGAATCGCTGCGCGAGCTGTTCCGCTCGAAGCTCGCCGACACGCGCTCGCAGGTCGAGCGACTGCTGCAGCTCGAGCGCGACCTCGCCGAGAGCCTCGCCTACCTCGAGGGTTGCCGCGCGTGCACCCACGACCACGAGCTCGACTCGTGTGCCGCGTGCGACTCGGTGCACGCCGATCAAACCGCACCCAGCCTGGTCGCGGGTGTGCACCTCGCCCCCGCGATCCCCACGCGCATCCGCCCCCGCGAGAGCCGGTGA